A section of the Humulus lupulus chromosome 2, drHumLupu1.1, whole genome shotgun sequence genome encodes:
- the LOC133814456 gene encoding uncharacterized protein LOC133814456, whose translation MTRSLQLAARSPSFRFHPMCKSLKLVNLCFADDVILFWKGSLAAVSVLKDTLGKFSEASGLSINAKKSQTYFGGVSAADRNVIMQVIQLPEGTFPLHYLGVPMRPMKWKHVDCEIIVQKMRTKLFSWSSKHLSYAGRLLLIHTVLFGLRNYWMNVFILPQSIIKEVEKLCRMFLWGASGTRSKLHLASWQQVCLPKAYGGLGLRDGASWNRALLAKYVWAVTTKQDTLWVKWVQYVYLKGVNFWDYVLKQDSS comes from the coding sequence ATGACTAGAAGTTTGCAATTGGCTGCCAGGTCTCCTTCATTTCGGTTTCATCCCATGTGCAAGAGCCTAAAGCTTGTTAACTTGTGTTTTGCAGATGATGTTATTTTGTTTTGGAAAGGCTCTCTTGCGGCTGTTAGTGTTCTTAAGGATACTCTAGGGAAGTTTAGTGAGGCATCTGGGTTGTCAATAAATGCTAAGAAGTCTCAAACTTATTTTGGAGGAGTTAGTGCAGCGGATAGGAATGTGATAATGCAGGTCATTCAGCTTCCTGAAGGGACATTTCCTCTTCATTATCTTGGGGTTCCTATGAGGCCTATGAAATGGAAGCATGTGGACTGTGAGATCATAGTCCAAAAAATGAGAACTAAGCTGTTTTCCTGGTCTAGTAAGCATCTATCTTATGCTGGCCGTTTATTGCTCATTCACACGGTCCTTTTTGGCTTGAGAAACTATTGGATGAATGTGTTTATTTTACCTCAAAGCATCATCAAGGAGGTAGAGAAGTTATGTAGAATGTTCCTTTGGGGGGCCTCGGGGACTCGTAGTAAACTTCATCTAGCATCTTGGCAGCAGGTTTGCCTTCCTAAGGCTTATGGAGGGCTTGGGCTCAGAGATGGCGCTAGCTGGAATAGAGCACTTCTAGCTAAATATGTTTGGGCTGTCACTACTAAACAAGATACTCTTTGGGTCAAATGGGTTCAGTATGTGTACCTAAAGGGGGTTAACTTTTGGGACTATGTTTTGAAGCAAGATAGCAGTTGA